The sequence TCCGCCCCCGCCGTGATCAACACCGAGACGATGAACCTGCTCGCCATCGCGGGCCTGGCCGCGCGCCTCGACCCGGGCGGCGTCTCGGACCTCGCGACCTACGTCCCGCCGTCGTTCAACACCGACACCACCTACCGGATCCTGTTCTCCAAGGACTACCCGACGTTCCTCAAGGGCTCCCCGGCGGTGAAGGACTTCCGGATCACCAACGCCGCCGCGCTCGGCGGGCTGCTGGACGACAACTCCCAGCCGCTCGCCTTCATGCAGGCCAGCCTCGGCTTCTGGGACGGCGGGAAGATCGTCGACAAGGAGTTCCCCGCGCCGAACGACCTGGAGGGGATCGGGCTCGGCGGCCTGTCCCGGCTGCTCGGGACGGAGAAGAAGGCGATCCCGGACGAGCCGGACGGCCCGCTGTACACCTGGCGCGACTTCGACCGCGTCGGCGCCCCGGACGACCCGGTGCACAAGGCCGAGGACGGCACCCCGTTCACGTCCGCGGGCGAGGAGGTCACCGACCTCGCCGAGCTGGCCCGCAGCCTGGCGGAGCACCCGCTCGACTTCACCGAGCACTACTTCCCGACGAAGATGGTCACCGACATCGCGCTGGCCGCCGCCCCCGGGATCGCCGACGACGCCGTCCACGAGAACGGCGTCACCGCGAACCCGACGCTCAACCTGGAGGCGGAGGGCGGTCTCGGCGGCGACCCGCAGCCCGGCGACGTCGTCGCGCCCGGCTACCAGCACATCGACGTCCTGACGGCGTCCGCCGTCCAGAACGGCGGACGGCCGGAGCCGGTCTCGGTGAACCTCGCCGCGTTCGCCGCCGGGTGACGCTCCCCCTGACCCGCCGCCCGCCCCGCGGCACCCGGTGTTTCGCGGTGCGGGCGGCGGGTAGGTGGGCGGCGGGCCGAGCCGGAAAGGGCGGTGTGACGTGGGCGTTCGAACATGGATCGAGTCGTGGCCCGTCTACCGCCAGTTCAGCGGCGAGGACCCCCTCGGGCGGGGCGCGGCGGCCAGGAGCGCCGGCACCGAGCGGATCAGGCCGAGAGTCAGCACCGCCGACAAGGTCGTGAAGTCGGTCTGCCCCTACTGCGCGGTCGGCTGCGGGCAGGACGTGTACGTCGAGGACGGCAAGGTCACCCAGATCGAGGGCGACCCCGACTCGCCGGTCAGCCGGGGGCGGCTGTGCCCGAAGGGCTCGGCGTCCCTCCAGCTCACGACCGGGGCGGCCCGCGAGCACCGGGTGCTGTACCGGCGCCCGCACGGCACCGGGTGGGAGGCGCTCGACCTCGACACGGCGATGGACATGATCGCCGACCGGGTGATCGAGGCGCGCCGGCACGGCTGGCAGTGGGAGCAGGACGACCTGCGGGTGCGGCGGACGCTGGGCTTCGCGAGCCTCGGCGGCGCCACGCTCGACAACGAGGAGAACTACCTGATCAAGAAGCTGTTCACCGCGCTCGGCGCGGTGCAGATCGAGAATCAGGCCCGCATTTGACACTCCTCCACCGTTCCCGGTCTGGGAACCTCGTTCGGGCGCGGCGGCGCGACCACCTTCCAGCAGGACCTGCAGCACGCGGACTGCATCGTCGTGCAGGGCTCGAACATGGCCGAGTGCCATCCGGTCGGGTTCCAGTGGGTGATGGAGGCGAAGGCGCGCGGGGCGAAGCTGATCCACGTGGACCCGCGGTTCACGCGGACGAGCGCGCTCGCCGACGCGCACGTCCCGCTGCGCGCGGGGAGTGACATCGCGTTCCTCGGCGGGATCATCAACTACGTCCTGCGGAACGAGAAGTACTTCCGCGACTACGTCGTGGCCTACACCAACGCGTCGGTGATCCTCACCGACGAGTTCCGCGACACCGAGGACCTGGACGGCGTGTTCTCCGGCCTGGACAGGGACGAGCGCAGCTACGACCACCGAAGCTGGCGGTACGAGGGCATGGAGGTCCAGGCGGCCTCCGGCCAGCGCGACATGGAGTACGAGGACCGCGTCGGGCCGGTCGAGGAGGCGGCGCGCGGCGAGGCGCACGGCTCGGGCGGCCCGGCGATCGGCGTGGGCGCCCCGGAGCGGGACCCGACGCTGAACCACCCGCGGTGCGTGTTCCAGGTCCTCAAGCGGCACTACGCGCGGTACACGCCGGAGATGGTCGAGCGGATCTGCGGTGTCCCCCGGGAGCGGTTCCTCGAGGTCTGCGAGATGGTCACGGAGAACTCCGGCCGCGACCGGACGACCGCGTTCGCCTACGCGGTGGGCTGGACGCAGCACACGGTCGGCGTCCAGTACATCCGCGCCGCGTCGGTCCTGCAGGGGCTGCTGGGCAACATCGGACGTCCCGGCGGCGGCATCCTGGCGCTGCGCGGCCACGCGTCCATCCAGGGCTCGACGGACATCCCGACCCTGTTCAACCTCCTCCCCGGCTACATCCCGATGCCGCACGCCCACAGCAATGAGGACCTGGACGCGTTCGTCCAGGCGGAGGCGGCGAGCAAGGGCTTCTGGGGCAATATGCGCTCCTACATGGTCAGCCTGCTGAAGGCGTACTGGGGCGACGCGGCGACGGCCGACAACGACTACCGCTTCGACTACCTGCCGCGGCTGACCGGATCGCACAGCACCTACGAGACCTGCATGGCGCAGATCGACGGGGTGTGCAAGGGCTACTTCCTGATGGGCGAGAACCCGGCCGTCGGGTCGGCCAACGCCAAGATCCAGCGGCTCGGGATGGCCAACCTCGACTGGCTCGTCGTCCGCGACTTCTCGCTGATCGAGTCGGCGACGTGGTGGAAGGACGGCCCGGAGATCGAGACGGGCGAGATGCGCACCGAGGACATCGGCACCGAGGTGTTCTTCCTGCCCGCCGCCGCGCACACCGAGAAGGACGGCAGCTTCACCAACACGCAGCGCATGCTCCAGTGGCACCACAAGGCCGTTGAGCCCGCCGGGGACACGCGCAGCGACCTGTGGTTCATGTATCACCTCGGCCGCATCGTCCGGGAGAAGCTCGCCGGGTCCACCGACGAGATGGACCGGCCCGTCCTGGACCTGACGTGGGACTACCCGACGCGGGGCGACCTCGCCGAGCCGGACGCCGAGGCCGTGCTCGCCGAGATCAACGGCCGGGACGCCGACGGGAACCCGCTGTCGTCCTACACGCAGCTGAAGGACGACGGGTCCACCTCGTGCGGGTGCTGGATCTACTGCGGCTGCTACGCCGACGGTGTCAACCAGACCGCGCGCCGCAAGCCCGGCAAGGACCAGAACTGGGTGGCGCCCGAG is a genomic window of Actinomadura citrea containing:
- the fdh gene encoding formate dehydrogenase gives rise to the protein MGVRTWIESWPVYRQFSGEDPLGRGAAARSAGTERIRPRVSTADKVVKSVCPYCAVGCGQDVYVEDGKVTQIEGDPDSPVSRGRLCPKGSASLQLTTGAAREHRVLYRRPHGTGWEALDLDTAMDMIADRVIEARRHGWQWEQDDLRVRRTLGFASLGGATLDNEENYLIKKLFTALGAVQIENQARIUHSSTVPGLGTSFGRGGATTFQQDLQHADCIVVQGSNMAECHPVGFQWVMEAKARGAKLIHVDPRFTRTSALADAHVPLRAGSDIAFLGGIINYVLRNEKYFRDYVVAYTNASVILTDEFRDTEDLDGVFSGLDRDERSYDHRSWRYEGMEVQAASGQRDMEYEDRVGPVEEAARGEAHGSGGPAIGVGAPERDPTLNHPRCVFQVLKRHYARYTPEMVERICGVPRERFLEVCEMVTENSGRDRTTAFAYAVGWTQHTVGVQYIRAASVLQGLLGNIGRPGGGILALRGHASIQGSTDIPTLFNLLPGYIPMPHAHSNEDLDAFVQAEAASKGFWGNMRSYMVSLLKAYWGDAATADNDYRFDYLPRLTGSHSTYETCMAQIDGVCKGYFLMGENPAVGSANAKIQRLGMANLDWLVVRDFSLIESATWWKDGPEIETGEMRTEDIGTEVFFLPAAAHTEKDGSFTNTQRMLQWHHKAVEPAGDTRSDLWFMYHLGRIVREKLAGSTDEMDRPVLDLTWDYPTRGDLAEPDAEAVLAEINGRDADGNPLSSYTQLKDDGSTSCGCWIYCGCYADGVNQTARRKPGKDQNWVAPEWGWAWPMNRRILYNRASADPDGNPWSDRKALVWWDAEEGTWTGHDVPDFIADRPPDYRPPSDATGPDALAGTDPFIMQADGKAWLYVPAGLTDGPLPTHYEPQDSPFRNPLYEQQRNPVRHLPPPHPDNRYAPSGADPGAEVYPYVATTYRLTEHHTAGGMSRWQPYLAELQPEFFCEVSPELAAERRLEHGGWATIVSPRGVVEARVLVTERMSPLTVDGRTLHQVGLPYHWGPNGYSRGDAANELLHLSLDPNTHIQEAKALSVDVRPGRRPRGPAAAAMVREYRQRAGVTDRTGTEI